From the genome of Vicia villosa cultivar HV-30 ecotype Madison, WI linkage group LG2, Vvil1.0, whole genome shotgun sequence, one region includes:
- the LOC131646782 gene encoding uncharacterized protein LOC131646782, producing MPSYTAIALDRLLDTGGSKPIDKTVPTSMPVPISRKPERTVSAPAMKRKVPPRPPLKPALYTTPEVKLLPVADSPSSFPPSPYVINHKRRGPRLLKSSSEASVLSKKNSEATDDKSFDTVIGSSAGDLQFTFSNQEPVEEEHANGVCGGEFVRGNGGEVVNGHQEPENSSPANVLLEDNGSALNLERDTDIEDFFDLKESMSFTSNTDVEENAGTDLPVKFSSPVGEFYDAWEELSSASATQTSAYDAEAELREMRLSLLMEIEKRKLAEESLNNMRSQWEKIRQGLCLSGIVLPADLSTVAEVEQLSSDPVEDLCQQLYVAKFISNTIGRATARAEVEMEMEAQLESKNFEIARILERLHCYETMNQEMSQRNQEAVEMARRERQRKSRRQKWIWGSITTVIALGTAAIALSYLPVDRGSSSAEDHLVLEHDDTAK from the exons ATGCCGAGTTATACTGCAATAGCATTGGATAGGTTGTTAGATACTGGAGGTTCCAAGCCAATTGATAAAACTGTTCCAACTTCAATGCCTGTGCCGATATCTCGGAAACCCGAGAGGACTGTTAGTGCGCCAGCTATGAAAAGGAAGGTTCCTCCTCGTCCTCCGTTGAAGCCGGCACTTTATACCACGCCTGAAGTGAAACTACTTCCGGTTGCGGATTCGCCTTCTTCATTCCCGCCTTCGCCATATGTTATTAACCATAAGCGTCGTGGCCCGCGTCTCCTTAAGAGTTCGTCTGAGGCCAGCGTGCTTTCTAAGAAGAATAGTGAAGCAACTGATGATAAGagctttgatactgtgattggaAGTTCGGCTGGTGATCTCCAATTCACGTTTTCAAACCAAGAACCTGTTGAAGAGGAGCATGCGAATGGTGTTTGTGGTGGTGAATTTGTTAGAGGCAATGGAGGTGAGGTGGTGAATGGACACCAAGAACCTGAGAATAGTAGTCCTGCAAATGTTTTACTCGAGGATAATGGGTCTGCATTGAATTTGGAAAGAGATACAGATATTGAAGACTTCTTTGACCTGAAAGAATCCATGAGTTTTACAAGCAACACAGATGTGGAAGAGAATGCAGGGACAGACCTACCTGTGAAATTCAGTAGTCCTGTTGGCGAGTTTTATGATGCTTGGGAAG AACTATCGTCGGCGTCTGCTACTCAAACTTCTGCATATGATGCTGAAGCTGAATTGCGTGAAATGAGATTGAGTCTGTTGATGGAAATAGAGAAGCGGAAGCTAGCCGAAGAATCCCTAAATAACATGAGAAGTCAATGGGAGAAAATTAGGCAGGGGTTGTGTCTATCGGGAATTGTTTTGCCTGCAGATCTTAGTACTGTAGCTGAGGTTGAGCAGCTGAGTTCTGATCCCGTGGAAGACCTATGTCAACAACTTTATGTTGCTAAATTTATATCAAATACTATTGGGAGAGCAACTGCCAGGGCTGAGGTAGAGATGGAGATGGAAGCTCAACTAGAGTCTAAGAACTTTGAGATTGCTCGAATCTTGGAACGTCTCCACTGTTATGAGACCATGAATCAGGAGATGTCTCAGCGTAACCAGGAAGCAGTAG AAATGGCACGACGCGAGAGGCAAAGAAAGAGTAGGAGGCAGAAGTGGATTTGGGGTTCCATTACGACTGTGATTGCGCTTGGTACTGCAGCAATAGCATTGTCTTATCTTCCAGTGGATAGAGGATCATCCTCGGCAGAAGATCATCTGGTTCTCGAACATGATGATACAGCTAAGTAA